The Hoplias malabaricus isolate fHopMal1 chromosome 9, fHopMal1.hap1, whole genome shotgun sequence genome contains a region encoding:
- the LOC136706947 gene encoding uncharacterized protein isoform X2, whose protein sequence is MYVVTNPSSTTALTGGVMESGGRGCQQPVRAMSACPVKGGCTETFGAALPGGLSTSLTAASLKWVVKAPGPSVPAPSPETLFNSRECFSTGVSLLRETEEDFLITHFIQRIEDPQLSQEKTSSAWSSTAHLAPEPTICWSLPESAKVLRHHHNNRIRMLTHRWTRLGLPSPASRIRDTATKTDRTAAPRDRKQETEGRNKDSLHTCLSSSPRVSDAEAPEVRACDTESPSHTAASLELNSDDSDLSDQEKESVRVSQWAAPVELDLRPEPFDKDVDLPCSTEEELAQAYAEVIPAPFSDLDFPQRFSSTENLESQQRSLMSDPCLAPLVARLLELEKLQAATVQKERVKPVRSRPTTASPQTRNASRVRNSDLPGHKAGTSGDAECGSVTSSFTKLTLCPNTLCRCRYPSCPLTKSGRGSGGLRRTLPKRPQTMAGKYCRTESVASAFSVSVLPKSTTSNRPQSLRATKKCTKPQRAESTSAKKKMSAPSRKT, encoded by the exons ATGTATGTTGTGACTAACCCTTCCTCCACAACCGCTCTAACAGGAGGAGTAATGGAAAGCGGAGGACGGGGTTGCCAG CAGCCAGTCAGAGCGATGTCTGCGTGTCCCGTGAAGGGAGGCTGTACGGAGACGTTTGGGGCTGCTCTGCCTGGAGGACTCAGCACCAGTCTCACTGCGGCCAGT CTGAAATGGGTCGTTAAGGCACCGGGGCCGTCCGTTCCAGCACCGTCTCCAG AGACTCTCTTTAACTCCCGTGAATGTTTCAGCACCGGCGTGTCTTTGTTGAGAGAAACTGAGGAG GACTTCTTAATCACACACTTCATACAAAGAATTGAAGACCCACAGCTGTCGCAAGAA AAAACCTCGTCCGCCTGGAGTTCCACAGCCCACTTGGCACCGGAGCCAACCATCTGCTGGAGCTTGCCAGAATCAGCCAAAGT GTTGAGACATCATCACAACAACCGGATTAGGATGCTGACCCACAGGTGGACGAGGCTTGGCCTCCCGAGCCCCGCCAGTAGAATCAGGGACACTGCCACAAAGACCGACCGCACTGCAGCTCCGAGAGACCGCAAACAAGAAACCGAGGGAAGAAATAAAGACTCTCTCCACACGTGTCTGAGTTCGAGTCCACGTGTTTCTGACGCTGAAGCTCCAGAGGTGAGAGCGTGCGACACAGAGTCACCGAGTCACACAGCAGCGTCATTGGAATTAAACTCGGATGACAGCGATCTTTCAGATCAGGAGAAAGAAAGCGTTCGGGTTTCACAGTGGGCCGCACCCGTGGAGTTAGACCTGAGGCCCGAGCCGTTCGACAAGGACGTGGACCTTCCCTGCTCCACCGAGGAGGAGTTGGCACAAGCTTACGCCGAGGTTATTCCTGCTCCTTTCTCAGATTTGGATTTTCCTCAGCGTTTTTCCTCCACAGAAAATCTGGAGAGTCAGCAGAGGTCGTTGATGAGCGACCCATGCCTTGCTCCCTTGGTGGCACGTCTGTTAGAGCTAGAAAAGCTTCAGGCCGCCACTGTGCAGAAAGAGCGAGTCAAACCAGTGCGATCTCGACCTACCACCGCTTCTCCTCAAACACGAAACGCCTCACGCGTGAGAAACAGTGATCTTCcaggacacaaggcaggaacatctGGGGATGCGGAGTGCGGCTCTGTTACCAGTAGCTTTACAAAGTTGACGCTTTGTCCCAACACTTTATGCCGATGCAGGTATCCATCTTGCCCCTTGACAAAATCAGGACGTGGAAGCGGAGGCCTACGTCGAACTCTGCCCAAGCGTCCACAAACCATGGCAGGCAAATACTGCAGAACTGAAAGTGTGGCTTCGGCTTTCTCTGTAAGCGTCTTGCCAAAGTCGACAACGTCAAACAGACCCCAGAGTCTCAGAGCTACCAAGAAATGCACAAAGCCACAGCGAGCGGAATCAACTTctgcaaaaaagaaaatgtctgCACCTAGCAGAAAAACATAA
- the LOC136706947 gene encoding uncharacterized protein isoform X3: MYVVTNPSSTTALTGGVMESGGRGCQPVRAMSACPVKGGCTETFGAALPGGLSTSLTAASLKWVVKAPGPSVPAPSPETLFNSRECFSTGVSLLRETEEDFLITHFIQRIEDPQLSQEKTSSAWSSTAHLAPEPTICWSLPESAKVLRHHHNNRIRMLTHRWTRLGLPSPASRIRDTATKTDRTAAPRDRKQETEGRNKDSLHTCLSSSPRVSDAEAPEVRACDTESPSHTAASLELNSDDSDLSDQEKESVRVSQWAAPVELDLRPEPFDKDVDLPCSTEEELAQAYAEVIPAPFSDLDFPQRFSSTENLESQQRSLMSDPCLAPLVARLLELEKLQAATVQKERVKPVRSRPTTASPQTRNASRVRNSDLPGHKAGTSGDAECGSVTSSFTKLTLCPNTLCRCRYPSCPLTKSGRGSGGLRRTLPKRPQTMAGKYCRTESVASAFSVSVLPKSTTSNRPQSLRATKKCTKPQRAESTSAKKKMSAPSRKT, from the exons ATGTATGTTGTGACTAACCCTTCCTCCACAACCGCTCTAACAGGAGGAGTAATGGAAAGCGGAGGACGGGGTTGCCAG CCAGTCAGAGCGATGTCTGCGTGTCCCGTGAAGGGAGGCTGTACGGAGACGTTTGGGGCTGCTCTGCCTGGAGGACTCAGCACCAGTCTCACTGCGGCCAGT CTGAAATGGGTCGTTAAGGCACCGGGGCCGTCCGTTCCAGCACCGTCTCCAG AGACTCTCTTTAACTCCCGTGAATGTTTCAGCACCGGCGTGTCTTTGTTGAGAGAAACTGAGGAG GACTTCTTAATCACACACTTCATACAAAGAATTGAAGACCCACAGCTGTCGCAAGAA AAAACCTCGTCCGCCTGGAGTTCCACAGCCCACTTGGCACCGGAGCCAACCATCTGCTGGAGCTTGCCAGAATCAGCCAAAGT GTTGAGACATCATCACAACAACCGGATTAGGATGCTGACCCACAGGTGGACGAGGCTTGGCCTCCCGAGCCCCGCCAGTAGAATCAGGGACACTGCCACAAAGACCGACCGCACTGCAGCTCCGAGAGACCGCAAACAAGAAACCGAGGGAAGAAATAAAGACTCTCTCCACACGTGTCTGAGTTCGAGTCCACGTGTTTCTGACGCTGAAGCTCCAGAGGTGAGAGCGTGCGACACAGAGTCACCGAGTCACACAGCAGCGTCATTGGAATTAAACTCGGATGACAGCGATCTTTCAGATCAGGAGAAAGAAAGCGTTCGGGTTTCACAGTGGGCCGCACCCGTGGAGTTAGACCTGAGGCCCGAGCCGTTCGACAAGGACGTGGACCTTCCCTGCTCCACCGAGGAGGAGTTGGCACAAGCTTACGCCGAGGTTATTCCTGCTCCTTTCTCAGATTTGGATTTTCCTCAGCGTTTTTCCTCCACAGAAAATCTGGAGAGTCAGCAGAGGTCGTTGATGAGCGACCCATGCCTTGCTCCCTTGGTGGCACGTCTGTTAGAGCTAGAAAAGCTTCAGGCCGCCACTGTGCAGAAAGAGCGAGTCAAACCAGTGCGATCTCGACCTACCACCGCTTCTCCTCAAACACGAAACGCCTCACGCGTGAGAAACAGTGATCTTCcaggacacaaggcaggaacatctGGGGATGCGGAGTGCGGCTCTGTTACCAGTAGCTTTACAAAGTTGACGCTTTGTCCCAACACTTTATGCCGATGCAGGTATCCATCTTGCCCCTTGACAAAATCAGGACGTGGAAGCGGAGGCCTACGTCGAACTCTGCCCAAGCGTCCACAAACCATGGCAGGCAAATACTGCAGAACTGAAAGTGTGGCTTCGGCTTTCTCTGTAAGCGTCTTGCCAAAGTCGACAACGTCAAACAGACCCCAGAGTCTCAGAGCTACCAAGAAATGCACAAAGCCACAGCGAGCGGAATCAACTTctgcaaaaaagaaaatgtctgCACCTAGCAGAAAAACATAA
- the LOC136706947 gene encoding uncharacterized protein isoform X1 has protein sequence MYVVTNPSSTTALTGGVMESGGRGCQVSHTILHVEQQPVRAMSACPVKGGCTETFGAALPGGLSTSLTAASLKWVVKAPGPSVPAPSPETLFNSRECFSTGVSLLRETEEDFLITHFIQRIEDPQLSQEKTSSAWSSTAHLAPEPTICWSLPESAKVLRHHHNNRIRMLTHRWTRLGLPSPASRIRDTATKTDRTAAPRDRKQETEGRNKDSLHTCLSSSPRVSDAEAPEVRACDTESPSHTAASLELNSDDSDLSDQEKESVRVSQWAAPVELDLRPEPFDKDVDLPCSTEEELAQAYAEVIPAPFSDLDFPQRFSSTENLESQQRSLMSDPCLAPLVARLLELEKLQAATVQKERVKPVRSRPTTASPQTRNASRVRNSDLPGHKAGTSGDAECGSVTSSFTKLTLCPNTLCRCRYPSCPLTKSGRGSGGLRRTLPKRPQTMAGKYCRTESVASAFSVSVLPKSTTSNRPQSLRATKKCTKPQRAESTSAKKKMSAPSRKT, from the exons ATGTATGTTGTGACTAACCCTTCCTCCACAACCGCTCTAACAGGAGGAGTAATGGAAAGCGGAGGACGGGGTTGCCAG GTCTCACACACCATTCTTCATGTTGAACAGCAGCCAGTCAGAGCGATGTCTGCGTGTCCCGTGAAGGGAGGCTGTACGGAGACGTTTGGGGCTGCTCTGCCTGGAGGACTCAGCACCAGTCTCACTGCGGCCAGT CTGAAATGGGTCGTTAAGGCACCGGGGCCGTCCGTTCCAGCACCGTCTCCAG AGACTCTCTTTAACTCCCGTGAATGTTTCAGCACCGGCGTGTCTTTGTTGAGAGAAACTGAGGAG GACTTCTTAATCACACACTTCATACAAAGAATTGAAGACCCACAGCTGTCGCAAGAA AAAACCTCGTCCGCCTGGAGTTCCACAGCCCACTTGGCACCGGAGCCAACCATCTGCTGGAGCTTGCCAGAATCAGCCAAAGT GTTGAGACATCATCACAACAACCGGATTAGGATGCTGACCCACAGGTGGACGAGGCTTGGCCTCCCGAGCCCCGCCAGTAGAATCAGGGACACTGCCACAAAGACCGACCGCACTGCAGCTCCGAGAGACCGCAAACAAGAAACCGAGGGAAGAAATAAAGACTCTCTCCACACGTGTCTGAGTTCGAGTCCACGTGTTTCTGACGCTGAAGCTCCAGAGGTGAGAGCGTGCGACACAGAGTCACCGAGTCACACAGCAGCGTCATTGGAATTAAACTCGGATGACAGCGATCTTTCAGATCAGGAGAAAGAAAGCGTTCGGGTTTCACAGTGGGCCGCACCCGTGGAGTTAGACCTGAGGCCCGAGCCGTTCGACAAGGACGTGGACCTTCCCTGCTCCACCGAGGAGGAGTTGGCACAAGCTTACGCCGAGGTTATTCCTGCTCCTTTCTCAGATTTGGATTTTCCTCAGCGTTTTTCCTCCACAGAAAATCTGGAGAGTCAGCAGAGGTCGTTGATGAGCGACCCATGCCTTGCTCCCTTGGTGGCACGTCTGTTAGAGCTAGAAAAGCTTCAGGCCGCCACTGTGCAGAAAGAGCGAGTCAAACCAGTGCGATCTCGACCTACCACCGCTTCTCCTCAAACACGAAACGCCTCACGCGTGAGAAACAGTGATCTTCcaggacacaaggcaggaacatctGGGGATGCGGAGTGCGGCTCTGTTACCAGTAGCTTTACAAAGTTGACGCTTTGTCCCAACACTTTATGCCGATGCAGGTATCCATCTTGCCCCTTGACAAAATCAGGACGTGGAAGCGGAGGCCTACGTCGAACTCTGCCCAAGCGTCCACAAACCATGGCAGGCAAATACTGCAGAACTGAAAGTGTGGCTTCGGCTTTCTCTGTAAGCGTCTTGCCAAAGTCGACAACGTCAAACAGACCCCAGAGTCTCAGAGCTACCAAGAAATGCACAAAGCCACAGCGAGCGGAATCAACTTctgcaaaaaagaaaatgtctgCACCTAGCAGAAAAACATAA
- the LOC136706907 gene encoding myosin regulatory light chain 2, smooth muscle minor isoform, producing the protein MSSKRAKGKTTKKRPQRATSNVFAMFDQSQIQEFKEAFNMIDQNRDGFIDKEDLHDMLASLGKNPTDEYLEAMMNEAPGPINFTMFLTMFGEKLNGTDPEDVIRNAFACFDEEGTGFIQEEYLRELLTTMGDRFTDEEVDELFREAPIDKKGNFNYVAFTRILKHGAKDKDD; encoded by the exons ATGTCCAGCAAAAGAGCTAAGGGGAAGACCACCAAGAAGCGTCCCCAGAGGGCCACTTCAAACGTGTTTGCTATGTTTGACCAGTCTCAGATCCAAGAGTTTAAGGAGGCCTTCAACATGATCGACCAGAACCGGGATGGGTTTATAGACAAAGAGGACCTGCATGACATGCTTGCTTCATTAG GTAAGAACCCCACAGATGAGTACCTTGAGGCCATGATGAATGAAGCACCTGGTCCCATCAACTTCACGATGTTCCTCACAATGTTCGGAGAAAAGCTGAACGGCACGGACCCGGAGGACGTCATCAGAAATGCTTTTGCGTGCTTTGACGAGGAAGGAACAG GTTTTATACAAGAGGAGTACCTCCGGGAGCTCCTGACCACCATGGGAGACAGGTTCACGGACGAAGAAGTGGACGAGCTCTTCAGAGAAGCCCCTATCGACAAGAAGGGCAACTTCAACTATGTGGCGTTCACACGTATCTTAAAGCATGGCGCCAAGGACAAGGACGATTAG
- the ccr9a gene encoding C-C chemokine receptor type 9a isoform X1: MWLNAPLKSFCKTDSARQRRIHSTDALVPPHLSLSQTDRQTDRQNSGKAMENITEVLSTLFTASATTEEDYESTSTTEDYQDYDSPCDKGIVRTFRKYYEPPLYCLIVFLGFVGNLLVIWIYTYFKNRLKTMTDVYLLNLAIADLLFLCTLPLWAADAIHGWTFGWPLCKGMSALYKINFFSSMLLLTCISVDRYIVIVQTTKAQNSKQSRLACSKYICVFVWLLALVLSTPEIIFANTKEDSLGNKFCTMIYWYNENNRTKILVLALQISMGFCIPLLAMIYCYTNIIYTLLKARNFEKHRALRVILAVVAVFVLSQLPYNGMLVMEAAQAANTTITECDQAKSFDITIQVMKSVAYTHCCLNPFLYAFVGVRFRKDLIKLLRQYGCWRSSGKPFKQGTPLRSSVMSDADSTMALSL; encoded by the exons ATGTGGTTAAACGCGCCTCTTAAAAGCTTCTGCAAAACAGACAGCGCGAGACAAAGACGCATCCACTCCACAGACGCATTAGTGCCACCACACCTTTCACTCtcgcagacagacagacagacagacag acAGAACTCAGGGAAAGCCATGGAGAACATTACGGAGGTCCTCTCCACACTGTTCACCGCATCAGCCACCACTGAA GAGGATTATGAGAGTACGTCTACCACTGAAGACTACCAGGACTACGATTCCCCGTGTGACAAGGGCATCGTGAGAACGTTTCGCAAGTACTACGAGCCCCCACTCTACTGTCTCATCGTCTTCCTGGGCTTCGTGgggaacctgctggtgatctgGATCTACACGTATTTCAAGAACCGCCTGAAGACCATGACGGACGTGTACCTGCTGAACCTGGCCATAGCCGACCTCCTGTTCCTGTGCACGCTGCCCCTCTGGGCGGCAGACGCCATCCACGGCTGGACATTCGGCTGGCCTCTGTGCAAGGGCATGTCTGCGCTCTACAAGATAAACTTCTTCAGCAGCATGCTCCTGCTCACCTGCATCAGCGTGGACCGCTACATCGTGATCGTGCAGACCACCAAGGCGCAGAACTCCAAGCAAAGCCGGCTGGCCTGCAGCAAGTACATCTGCGTCTTCGTGTGGCTGCTGGCCTTGGTTCTGAGCACCCCAGAGATCATATTCGCCAACACCAAAGAGGACTCGCTGGGCAACAAATTCTGCACCATGATCTACTGGTACAACGAGAACAACCGCACCAAGATCCTGGTCCTGGCTCTTCAGATCAGCATGGGCTTCTGCATCCCACTGCTGGCCATGATCTACTGCTACACCAACATCATCTACACCTTGCTCAAGGCCAGGAACTTTGAGAAGCACAGGGCCCTGCGCGTCATCCTGGCCGTGGTGGCTGTCTTTGTTCTCTCTCAGCTGCCCTACAACGGCATGCTGGTGATGGAAGCGGCACAGGCAGCCAACACCACCATCACGGAGTGCGACCAGGCCAAAAGCTTTGACATCACCATTCAGGTCATGAAGAGTGTGGCCTACACTCACTGCTGCCTCAACCCGTTCCTGTACGCCTTTGTCGGGGTGCGCTTCAGGAAGGATCTGATCAAGCTGCTGCGCCAATACGGTTGTTGGCGATCCAGTGGAAAGCCCTTCAAGCAAGGAACACCCCTGCGGTCTTCAGTCATGTCGGATGCAGACAGCACCATGgccctctctctgtga
- the ccr9a gene encoding C-C chemokine receptor type 9a isoform X2, which translates to MENITEVLSTLFTASATTEEDYESTSTTEDYQDYDSPCDKGIVRTFRKYYEPPLYCLIVFLGFVGNLLVIWIYTYFKNRLKTMTDVYLLNLAIADLLFLCTLPLWAADAIHGWTFGWPLCKGMSALYKINFFSSMLLLTCISVDRYIVIVQTTKAQNSKQSRLACSKYICVFVWLLALVLSTPEIIFANTKEDSLGNKFCTMIYWYNENNRTKILVLALQISMGFCIPLLAMIYCYTNIIYTLLKARNFEKHRALRVILAVVAVFVLSQLPYNGMLVMEAAQAANTTITECDQAKSFDITIQVMKSVAYTHCCLNPFLYAFVGVRFRKDLIKLLRQYGCWRSSGKPFKQGTPLRSSVMSDADSTMALSL; encoded by the exons ATGGAGAACATTACGGAGGTCCTCTCCACACTGTTCACCGCATCAGCCACCACTGAA GAGGATTATGAGAGTACGTCTACCACTGAAGACTACCAGGACTACGATTCCCCGTGTGACAAGGGCATCGTGAGAACGTTTCGCAAGTACTACGAGCCCCCACTCTACTGTCTCATCGTCTTCCTGGGCTTCGTGgggaacctgctggtgatctgGATCTACACGTATTTCAAGAACCGCCTGAAGACCATGACGGACGTGTACCTGCTGAACCTGGCCATAGCCGACCTCCTGTTCCTGTGCACGCTGCCCCTCTGGGCGGCAGACGCCATCCACGGCTGGACATTCGGCTGGCCTCTGTGCAAGGGCATGTCTGCGCTCTACAAGATAAACTTCTTCAGCAGCATGCTCCTGCTCACCTGCATCAGCGTGGACCGCTACATCGTGATCGTGCAGACCACCAAGGCGCAGAACTCCAAGCAAAGCCGGCTGGCCTGCAGCAAGTACATCTGCGTCTTCGTGTGGCTGCTGGCCTTGGTTCTGAGCACCCCAGAGATCATATTCGCCAACACCAAAGAGGACTCGCTGGGCAACAAATTCTGCACCATGATCTACTGGTACAACGAGAACAACCGCACCAAGATCCTGGTCCTGGCTCTTCAGATCAGCATGGGCTTCTGCATCCCACTGCTGGCCATGATCTACTGCTACACCAACATCATCTACACCTTGCTCAAGGCCAGGAACTTTGAGAAGCACAGGGCCCTGCGCGTCATCCTGGCCGTGGTGGCTGTCTTTGTTCTCTCTCAGCTGCCCTACAACGGCATGCTGGTGATGGAAGCGGCACAGGCAGCCAACACCACCATCACGGAGTGCGACCAGGCCAAAAGCTTTGACATCACCATTCAGGTCATGAAGAGTGTGGCCTACACTCACTGCTGCCTCAACCCGTTCCTGTACGCCTTTGTCGGGGTGCGCTTCAGGAAGGATCTGATCAAGCTGCTGCGCCAATACGGTTGTTGGCGATCCAGTGGAAAGCCCTTCAAGCAAGGAACACCCCTGCGGTCTTCAGTCATGTCGGATGCAGACAGCACCATGgccctctctctgtga